The following are from one region of the Coffea eugenioides isolate CCC68of chromosome 2, Ceug_1.0, whole genome shotgun sequence genome:
- the LOC113763621 gene encoding galactinol synthase 2-like, with protein MAPEIVSSAVPNGLAKAASLPSRAYVTFLAGNGDYVKGVVGLAKGLRKVKTAYPLVVAVLPDVPEEHRRILVNQGCIVREIEPVYPPENQTQFAMAYYVINYSKLRIWEFVEYSKMIYLDGDIQVYENIDHLFDLPDGYFYAVKDCFCEKTWSHTPQYKIGYCQQCPDKVQWPEELGPKPPLYFNAGMFVYEPSLPTYDDLLRTLEITPPTPFAEQDFLNMFFRDVYRPIPPIYNLVLAMLWRHPENVELEKVKVVHYCAAGSKPWRYTGQEQNMDREDIKMLVKKWWDIYDDETLDYKRSLTSSIGTAAATGIEAEAQTLKSRPVRYIAAPSAA; from the exons ATGGCTCCTGAAATTGTTAGTAGTGCAGTGCCCAATGGTCTTGCTAAGGCCGCTAGTCTGCCTAGCCGTGCCTATGTGACTTTCCTGGCAGGCAACGGTGACTACGTAAAGGGCGTGGTTGGATTGGCCAAAGGGTTGAGGAAGGTGAAAACTGCCTACCCTTTAGTGGTTGCAGTTTTGCCGGACGTCCCTGAGGAGCACCGCCGCATACTGGTGAACCAGGGCTGTATAGTCCGGGAGATTGAGCCGGTTTATCCTCCTGAAAACCAGACTCAATTTGCCATGGCCTACTACGTCATCAATTACTCCAAGCTTCGCATTTGGGAG TTTGTGGAGTATAGCAAGATGATATATTTGGACGGAGATATCCAAGTGTACGAGAACATAGATCACCTGTTTGACTTGCCAGATGGGTACTTTTATGCTGTAAAGGACTGCTTCTGTGAGAAGACTTGGAGCCACACCCCCCAATACAAGATTGGCTACTGCCAGCAATGCCCTGATAAGGTGCAGTGGCCTGAGGAGTTGGGTCCTAAGCCCCCTCTTTACTTTAACGCTGGCATGTTTGTTTATGAGCCTAGTCTTCCCACTTATGATGATCTCTTAAGGACCCTCGAGATCACCCCTCCTACCCCATTTGCCGAGCAG GACTTCTTGAACATGTTCTTTAGGGATGTATACAGGCCAATTCCACCGATCTACAACTTGGTTTTGGCCATGTTATGGAGACATCCGGAGAATGTTGAGTTGGAAAAAGTAAAGGTCGTACATTACTGCGCTGCTGGATCAAAGCCTTGGAGGTACACTGGCCAGGAGCAAAACATGGACAGAGAAGATATCAAAATGCTTGTCAAGAAATGGTGGGATATTTACGACGACGAGACATTGGACTACAAGAGATCATTAACTTCAAGCATCGGCACAGCAGCAGCAACTGGCATTGAAGCTGAAGCTCAGACACTCAAGTCTAGACCTGTTCGCTACATTGCTGCACCATCTGCCGCTTGA
- the LOC113763334 gene encoding galactinol synthase 2-like has protein sequence MAPDTVSSAPVPGSLVKAASISSRAYVTFLAGNGDYVKGVVGLAKGLRKVKTAYPLVVAVLPDVPEEHRRILVNQGCIVREIEPVHPPENQTQFAMAYYVINYSKLRIWEFVEYSKMIYLDGDIQVFENIDHLFELPGGYFYAVKDCFCEKTWSHTPQYQIGYCQQCPDKVQWPQELGPKPPLYFNAGMFVYEPSLPTYDDLLSTLKITPPTPFAEQDFLNMFFRDVYRPIPPTYNLVLAMLWRHPENVEVEKVKVVHYCAAGSKPWRYTGKEANMDREDIKVLVKNWQDIYNDEALDYKRSSANVAVTTRGEANARRSLKTRALRSIPAPSAA, from the exons atggCTCCTGATACCGTTAGTAGTGCACCAGTCCCTGGTAGTCTTGTTAAGGCTGCTAGTATATCTAGCCGTGCCTACGTTACATTTCTGGCAGGGAACGGTGACTATGTGAAGGGTGTGGTTGGTTTGGCCAAAGGGTTGAGGAAGGTGAAAACTGCCTACCCGTTGGTGGTTGCAGTTTTGCCTGACGTCCCGGAGGAGCACCGCCGCATACTGGTGAACCAGGGCTGTATAGTCCGGGAGATTGAGCCTGTTCATCCTCCTGAAAACCAGACTCAGTTTGCCATGGCCTACTACGTTATCAACTACTCCAAACTTCGCATCTGGGAG TTTGTGGAGTATAGCAAGATGATATACTTGGATGGTGATATTCAAGTGTTTGAGAACATAGATCACCTCTTTGAGTTGCCAGGGGGATACTTTTATGCTGTCAAGGACTGCTTCTGTGAGAAGACTTGGAGCCACACCCCACAATACCAGATTGGGTACTGTCAACAGTGCCCTGATAAGGTCCAGTGGCCTCAAGAGTTGGGTCCTAAGCCCCCTCTTTACTTCAACGCTGGCATGTTCGTTTATGAGCCCAGTCTTCCCACATATGATGACCTCTTGAGCACCCTCAAGATTACCCCTCCTACCCCTTTTGCTGAGCAG GACTTCTTGAACATGTTCTTCAGGGATGTTTATAGGCCAATTCCGCCAACTTACAACTTGGTTTTGGCCATGCTATGGAGACATCCGGAGAACGTTGAGGTGGAAAAGGTGAAGGTAGTCCATTACTGTGCTGCTGGATCCAAGCCATGGAGGTACACTGGCAAGGAAGCCAACATGGATAGAGAAGACATCAAGGTGCTAGTGAAGAACTGGCAGGATATTTACAACGATGAGGCGTTGGATTACAAGAGGTCCTCTGCAAATGTTGCTGTGACGACTAGGGGTGAAGCTAATGCTAGGAGGAGTCTAAAAACTAGAGCTCTTCGCTCCATTCCGGCCCCATCCGCAGCCTGA